The Kordia sp. SMS9 genome window below encodes:
- a CDS encoding DNA polymerase III subunit gamma/tau translates to MEHFIVSARKYRPQTFKDVVGQQAITNTLENAIQRNHLAQALLFCGPRGVGKTTCARILAKKINQDGTENPDEDFAFNIFELDAASNNSVDDIRSLIEQVRIPPQVGSYKVYIIDEVHMLSQAAFNAFLKTLEEPPKHAIFILATTEKHKIIPTILSRCQIFDFKRIGVKDAKEYLKYIAKSQGVEADDDALHIIAQKADGAMRDALSIFDRVVSFSGKQLTRQAVTENLNVLDYEIYFTATDLMLENNIPQLLIDFNETLSKGFDGHHFIAGIASHFRDLLVCKNQATIALLEVGDQTKQKYLEQSQKTSQQFLMKGIELANDSDLKYKTSRNQRLLVELCLMQLASINYDGEKKNSKHFIIPATFFLAHGKKVNPIANVTEANTSPQTKSTEEIHSNSAANEAEKPSTEVKKAATPPPKPKIDISMMRNKVSGLSLSSIKAKQEHLKKQQSKVVDQKELPKDAFTEEKMVEVWNAYVNKIDRKGEKIMASSLSTDVPKLKDATTISIELPNETMKIEIERAQYPLLEFVRAQLNNYDVSLEILVNEKAEKKYAFTARDKYEKLKEINPLVEKLRKDFDLEI, encoded by the coding sequence ATGGAACATTTCATTGTATCAGCTCGTAAATACAGACCGCAAACATTTAAAGATGTTGTTGGTCAACAAGCGATTACAAATACGTTGGAAAATGCCATACAACGGAATCATTTAGCACAAGCCTTACTATTTTGTGGACCGCGAGGAGTTGGAAAAACAACCTGTGCGCGAATCTTAGCGAAAAAGATCAATCAAGATGGTACAGAAAATCCTGATGAAGACTTTGCCTTTAATATTTTTGAACTCGATGCTGCTTCTAATAATTCGGTAGACGATATTCGAAGTTTGATTGAACAAGTGCGCATTCCACCGCAAGTGGGAAGCTATAAAGTGTATATTATTGATGAGGTACACATGTTGTCGCAAGCAGCTTTTAATGCGTTTTTGAAAACCTTAGAAGAACCGCCAAAACACGCCATTTTTATTCTGGCTACGACCGAAAAACACAAAATTATTCCAACGATTTTATCACGATGTCAAATTTTTGATTTTAAACGAATTGGTGTCAAAGATGCAAAAGAATATTTAAAATATATTGCTAAAAGTCAAGGAGTTGAAGCAGATGATGACGCTTTACATATTATTGCCCAAAAGGCAGATGGTGCCATGCGTGATGCGTTGTCTATTTTTGACAGAGTGGTAAGTTTTTCAGGAAAACAGTTAACGCGACAAGCGGTCACGGAAAACTTGAACGTTCTCGATTACGAAATTTACTTTACTGCAACTGACCTGATGTTAGAAAATAACATTCCACAGTTATTGATAGATTTTAACGAAACCTTATCCAAAGGCTTTGACGGACATCATTTTATTGCTGGAATTGCTTCACATTTTAGAGATTTATTAGTCTGCAAAAATCAAGCTACAATTGCTTTGCTGGAAGTTGGCGATCAGACGAAACAGAAATATTTGGAACAATCGCAAAAAACGTCACAACAATTTCTCATGAAAGGAATTGAATTGGCAAATGATTCTGATTTAAAATATAAAACGAGTCGAAACCAGCGACTGTTGGTCGAATTGTGTCTCATGCAACTTGCCTCTATCAATTATGATGGAGAAAAAAAAAATAGCAAGCACTTCATAATTCCGGCTACTTTTTTCTTGGCACATGGCAAAAAAGTAAACCCAATTGCCAACGTTACCGAAGCCAATACCTCGCCACAAACGAAATCTACAGAGGAAATACATTCCAATTCCGCAGCAAACGAAGCAGAGAAGCCATCTACGGAAGTGAAAAAAGCAGCAACACCGCCGCCTAAACCCAAGATTGACATTTCCATGATGCGCAACAAGGTTTCTGGTTTGTCGCTATCAAGTATCAAAGCAAAGCAAGAACACCTAAAAAAACAACAAAGTAAAGTTGTAGATCAGAAGGAATTGCCAAAAGATGCATTTACAGAAGAAAAAATGGTGGAAGTTTGGAATGCGTATGTGAATAAGATTGATCGGAAAGGAGAAAAAATTATGGCTTCTTCTCTGTCAACCGATGTTCCAAAATTGAAAGATGCCACGACCATTTCTATTGAATTGCCTAATGAAACCATGAAAATTGAAATTGAACGCGCACAATATCCATTGCTGGAATTTGTACGTGCACAATTGAATAATTATGACGTATCACTAGAGATTCTCGTAAATGAAAAGGCGGAGAAAAAATATGCGTTTACCGCGCGTGATAAGTATGAGAAATTGAAAGAAATCAATCCGCTCGTAGAAAAGCTGCGAAAGGATTTTGACTTAGAAATTTAA
- a CDS encoding tRNA-(ms[2]io[6]A)-hydroxylase: MLGLKLPTDPRWVNIAEKNIEEILTDHAFCEQKAASTAISLIVSFPEYPELINAMIALVKEEMSHFKMVHDRILARGWTLGRDRKDEYVNRLVQFFPKGGSRTTQLVHRLLYAALIEARSCERFKLLSEHINDPELATFYKNLMVSEANHYTMFLGFAREYGDRTEVDTKWQALLDFEAEIMRDLGTKETMHG; encoded by the coding sequence ATGTTAGGACTCAAATTGCCAACTGATCCACGTTGGGTGAACATTGCAGAAAAGAATATTGAAGAAATTTTGACAGATCATGCGTTTTGTGAACAGAAGGCGGCAAGTACCGCGATTTCTTTGATTGTAAGTTTTCCAGAGTATCCTGAATTGATTAACGCAATGATTGCCTTGGTGAAAGAAGAAATGAGTCATTTTAAAATGGTGCATGATCGCATTTTAGCTAGAGGTTGGACATTGGGACGTGATCGAAAGGACGAATATGTAAATAGATTGGTGCAATTTTTCCCAAAAGGTGGCAGCAGAACCACGCAACTCGTACACCGATTGTTGTATGCTGCGTTGATTGAAGCCAGAAGTTGCGAACGTTTTAAGTTATTGTCTGAACATATCAACGATCCTGAATTGGCAACTTTTTATAAGAACTTAATGGTTAGTGAAGCCAATCATTATACGATGTTTTTAGGTTTTGCTAGAGAATATGGTGATCGTACAGAAGTGGATACAAAATGGCAAGCGTTGCTTGATTTTGAAGCAGAAATTATGCGCGATTTGGGAACGAAAGAAACAATGCATGGCTGA
- a CDS encoding T9SS type A sorting domain-containing protein, which produces MKKLYILLLAVFASHTTQAQDDPNLLGQWFLHYIESNGTIMYPPSDGANPSIIFSNLTPNPFDFNGDGSGVCNSFFLHYELPNSTTITISEFSSTLVFCNTNAQDAYEFMYFSILNNNPTSTFDYTIDLPNETLTMIDLLGEKLVYGRQILSTKDNEVFSNNIKVYPNPAQKEIFMTGIAANSKTSYSIYNLVGNVAVSERSMTQASLDVSQLKAGVYFIKIQQQGKTAVKKFVKI; this is translated from the coding sequence ATGAAAAAACTTTACATTTTACTTTTAGCCGTATTTGCTAGTCATACTACACAAGCACAAGACGATCCAAACCTTTTAGGACAATGGTTTTTACATTATATAGAATCTAATGGAACTATTATGTATCCACCTAGTGATGGTGCAAATCCTTCTATTATTTTTTCTAACCTTACTCCAAACCCGTTTGATTTTAATGGTGATGGTAGTGGAGTCTGCAACTCTTTCTTTTTGCATTATGAATTACCTAATAGTACAACAATAACCATAAGTGAATTTTCGTCTACACTCGTTTTTTGTAATACTAATGCTCAAGATGCATATGAATTTATGTATTTCAGCATTTTGAATAATAACCCTACAAGTACATTTGACTACACTATTGATCTTCCAAATGAAACCTTGACCATGATCGATTTACTAGGAGAAAAACTAGTATATGGAAGACAAATTTTATCCACTAAAGACAATGAAGTATTTTCAAATAATATAAAAGTGTATCCGAATCCTGCGCAAAAAGAGATATTCATGACAGGAATTGCTGCGAATTCTAAAACGAGTTATTCAATTTATAACCTTGTTGGAAATGTCGCTGTTTCTGAACGTTCTATGACGCAAGCATCTTTGGATGTTTCGCAATTAAAAGCCGGCGTATATTTTATAAAGATTCAACAGCAAGGAAAAACAGCAGTGAAGAAGTTTGTGAAGATTTAG
- a CDS encoding porin family protein, with translation MKKIILLSFLLGSFMAFSQETEKVEEEMDESTYVSGDTETRYGFKAGINLSNYSGTNLEDIQEGLNDSRIGFVAGFFLDMHVAGKLRFQPELLYSSQGAKEEALRADYLQVPLMLKYELTNFLNIQVGPQIGVKIHEFEDSFKNFDFGVNGGIGVTILENVAIEARYNLGLADMFDEDRAPNFEGKNAVIQIGLTYRL, from the coding sequence ATGAAAAAAATCATACTTCTTTCGTTCTTACTAGGTTCATTTATGGCTTTTTCACAAGAAACAGAAAAAGTTGAAGAAGAAATGGACGAATCAACATACGTAAGTGGCGATACCGAAACACGTTATGGATTCAAAGCGGGAATCAATCTTTCTAACTATAGTGGAACCAATTTAGAAGACATTCAAGAAGGTTTGAACGATTCAAGAATTGGATTTGTTGCCGGATTCTTTTTAGATATGCACGTTGCTGGAAAATTACGCTTTCAGCCAGAATTGTTGTATTCTTCGCAAGGAGCAAAAGAAGAAGCATTACGCGCCGATTATTTGCAAGTGCCATTAATGCTAAAATATGAATTAACAAATTTCTTAAACATTCAAGTTGGACCTCAAATTGGAGTGAAAATTCACGAATTTGAAGATAGTTTTAAAAACTTTGACTTTGGAGTCAATGGTGGAATCGGAGTTACTATTTTAGAAAATGTAGCTATTGAAGCACGTTATAATTTAGGTTTGGCAGACATGTTTGACGAAGATCGAGCGCCAAACTTTGAAGGGAAAAATGCAGTCATTCAAATTGGGTTAACGTATAGACTCTAG
- a CDS encoding Ppx/GppA phosphatase family protein codes for MLRIRKFAAIDIGSNAIRLLVANVIEEENKEPKFKKSSLVRVPIRLGQDVFTNGEISKTNIDRMTNAMKSYRLLMDVHGVEMYMACATSAMRDAKNGAAVVEKIKKKANINIEIIDGKREAEIIASTDLHDVIAKEKDYLYVDVGGGSTELTIFSNGKIKTSRSFKIGTVRLLNEMITDDNWNAVEKWIKRNTKGLKRLSLIGSGGNINKLYKMSGTPIGEPLSYIYLNAQYQFLQSLTYEQRISELGLNPDRADVIIPATQIYLSACKWSGAQKIYVPKIGLADGIIKTLFFETSKKQKNGTNILSF; via the coding sequence ATTTTGAGAATTAGAAAATTTGCTGCCATTGATATTGGATCGAATGCTATACGGTTGTTAGTTGCAAATGTGATTGAAGAGGAAAATAAAGAACCGAAATTCAAAAAAAGTTCGTTGGTGCGTGTGCCAATTCGTTTGGGACAAGACGTATTTACGAACGGAGAAATATCAAAAACGAACATAGATCGTATGACCAATGCGATGAAATCCTATCGTTTGTTGATGGATGTTCATGGCGTGGAAATGTATATGGCATGTGCGACTTCCGCAATGCGTGATGCTAAAAATGGTGCAGCAGTTGTAGAAAAAATCAAGAAAAAAGCGAATATTAATATTGAGATTATTGATGGAAAACGCGAAGCGGAAATCATCGCGTCCACCGATCTTCACGATGTTATTGCCAAAGAAAAAGACTATCTCTATGTAGATGTTGGTGGCGGAAGTACTGAGTTGACGATTTTCTCAAATGGAAAAATAAAAACCTCGCGTTCTTTCAAAATCGGAACCGTACGTTTGTTGAACGAAATGATTACAGATGACAATTGGAATGCTGTTGAAAAATGGATCAAGCGCAATACAAAAGGGTTAAAACGCTTGTCACTCATTGGTTCAGGGGGAAATATCAACAAGCTCTACAAAATGTCAGGAACGCCAATTGGTGAACCGTTGTCGTATATCTATTTGAATGCGCAATATCAATTCTTGCAAAGTCTTACGTATGAGCAACGTATTTCTGAATTAGGATTGAATCCGGATAGAGCCGATGTCATTATTCCTGCGACTCAAATTTATCTCTCTGCTTGCAAATGGAGTGGCGCACAAAAAATATATGTGCCTAAAATTGGACTTGCAGATGGTATTATAAAGACATTATTCTTCGAAACATCGAAAAAACAGAAAAACGGAACGAATATTTTGAGTTTTTGA
- the ppk1 gene encoding polyphosphate kinase 1: MQRTKNKYINREISWLQFNGRVLQEAADKTVPLIERLRFIGIFSNNLDEFFKVRYATVKRIAQAGKGGRSVLGGTKAKDLLEQITKIVIKQQTESLRILNEVQKALEKENIFIINEQKVSPSQSAYIEKYFIEKVSPALVTIILDDIDEMPALKDKAAYLAIRMVMKEQTKNTKKVTRFFKPKVNKIKYALIEIPKMIDRFIVLPSEGEKKFIIILDDLIRHSLSNIFTIFEYESLSAHMIKITRDAELDIDNDLTKSFIQKISTSVKGRKSGTPVRFVYDKTIEKDTFEYLIEKMGIDDIDSLIPGGRYHNRKDYMSFPSLGRQDLLYKPYPPLPVKGLSMEGSLFEKIAEKDYLQYAPYHTFAYVVRFLREAALDPKVENIKITVYRLAKISHVASSLVNAVKNGKKVTVQIELQARFDEAANIKYAEQMQSEGVHLIFGVQGLKVHSKTCVIERREQNKIVRYGFVSTGNVNESTAKIYTDYTLFTSDQNVLKEVSKVFDFFETNYKVAKYRHLIVSPHYTRNAFNKLINTEIKNAKEGKEAYIKIKVNSLSDYKMIDKLYDASRAGVKIQLIVRGICCLIPGVAGMSENIEGISIVDKFLEHPRMFIFGNNGDPKIYISSADWMTRNIDKRVEVTCPIYDEDIKKELLDTFNIGWSDNVKARVFSEKQDNAYRTNQLIKVRSQFATYDYYLEKMSN; this comes from the coding sequence ATGCAGCGTACTAAAAACAAATACATCAATAGAGAAATAAGTTGGCTTCAGTTCAACGGACGTGTGTTGCAGGAAGCTGCTGATAAAACGGTTCCATTAATTGAACGTTTGCGTTTCATCGGAATCTTCTCTAATAACTTGGATGAATTTTTCAAAGTGCGCTATGCAACGGTAAAACGGATCGCGCAAGCTGGAAAAGGAGGAAGAAGTGTATTAGGTGGAACCAAGGCGAAAGATTTGTTGGAGCAAATCACCAAAATCGTGATCAAGCAGCAGACGGAAAGTTTGCGCATTCTAAACGAAGTGCAAAAAGCCTTGGAAAAAGAAAACATATTCATCATCAACGAACAAAAAGTGTCGCCAAGTCAAAGTGCGTACATTGAAAAATATTTCATTGAAAAAGTAAGTCCTGCATTAGTAACGATCATTTTAGACGATATTGATGAAATGCCAGCGTTGAAAGACAAAGCAGCGTATTTGGCAATTCGCATGGTGATGAAAGAACAAACCAAAAACACCAAAAAAGTAACGCGTTTTTTCAAGCCGAAAGTAAATAAGATCAAATATGCACTGATTGAAATTCCGAAAATGATTGATCGTTTTATCGTATTGCCAAGTGAAGGTGAAAAAAAATTCATCATCATTTTAGACGATCTTATTCGACATTCGTTGAGTAATATTTTTACGATTTTTGAATACGAAAGTTTATCTGCACATATGATTAAAATTACACGTGATGCAGAATTGGACATTGACAACGATTTGACAAAAAGTTTCATCCAAAAAATATCTACCAGTGTAAAAGGCAGAAAAAGTGGAACGCCTGTGCGATTTGTGTACGATAAAACGATTGAAAAAGACACGTTTGAGTATCTCATTGAAAAAATGGGCATTGACGATATAGACAGTTTAATTCCTGGTGGACGCTATCACAATCGTAAAGATTACATGTCGTTTCCAAGTTTAGGACGCCAAGATTTACTCTACAAACCCTATCCGCCATTGCCTGTAAAAGGCTTGAGTATGGAAGGAAGTCTCTTTGAGAAAATTGCTGAAAAAGATTACCTACAATACGCACCATATCATACGTTTGCGTATGTTGTGCGGTTTTTGCGGGAAGCTGCGTTAGATCCGAAAGTAGAAAATATAAAAATTACCGTATACCGTTTGGCAAAAATTTCACATGTAGCGAGTTCGTTAGTAAACGCCGTAAAAAATGGTAAAAAAGTGACGGTCCAAATTGAATTGCAAGCACGTTTTGATGAAGCTGCCAATATTAAATATGCAGAACAAATGCAGAGTGAAGGCGTTCATTTAATCTTTGGTGTGCAAGGTTTAAAAGTGCATAGCAAAACCTGTGTTATTGAGCGAAGAGAACAGAATAAAATCGTTCGGTATGGTTTTGTTAGTACTGGAAATGTAAACGAATCCACTGCGAAAATTTACACAGATTACACACTCTTTACATCCGATCAAAATGTATTGAAAGAAGTTTCTAAAGTATTCGATTTCTTTGAAACAAATTACAAAGTAGCCAAATATAGACACTTAATCGTATCGCCACATTACACCAGAAATGCATTCAACAAACTGATCAATACAGAAATAAAAAATGCGAAAGAAGGAAAAGAAGCGTACATCAAAATAAAAGTCAACAGTTTGTCAGATTACAAGATGATAGACAAATTGTATGATGCCAGTAGAGCAGGTGTAAAAATTCAGCTCATTGTGCGTGGAATTTGCTGTTTAATTCCTGGAGTTGCTGGGATGAGTGAAAATATTGAAGGCATAAGTATTGTAGACAAGTTTTTAGAACACCCAAGAATGTTTATCTTTGGGAATAATGGTGATCCGAAAATTTATATTTCTTCTGCCGATTGGATGACGCGAAATATAGACAAAAGGGTAGAAGTAACCTGCCCGATATACGATGAAGATATCAAAAAAGAATTGCTAGATACGTTCAATATTGGCTGGAGCGATAATGTAAAAGCACGTGTATTCTCTGAAAAACAAGACAATGCCTATCGTACCAATCAATTGATCAAAGTACGTTCACAATTTGCTACGTATGATTACTATTTAGAAAAAATGTCAAATTAA
- a CDS encoding histidine phosphatase family protein: MKTLLIVRHAKSSWEYPVDDKDRPLKLRGIKDAHLVANYISDKIDTPDIIFSSIANRALHTCAIFTRCLEYPFNKISIKENMYDFGGSGLLATIKSCDDEVDTLMVFGHNHAITAVVNTYGSQYFDNVPTSGAVVIQFDTDSWHDINEGKTILNVFPKDLK, encoded by the coding sequence TTGAAAACGTTACTCATCGTCCGACACGCAAAATCATCTTGGGAATATCCTGTAGATGATAAAGATCGTCCGCTCAAATTACGCGGCATCAAAGATGCACATTTGGTGGCAAATTATATTTCAGACAAAATTGACACTCCTGATATTATATTTTCTAGTATCGCCAATCGTGCGTTGCATACTTGTGCCATATTTACACGCTGTTTGGAATATCCGTTTAACAAAATTAGCATCAAAGAAAATATGTATGATTTTGGCGGCTCAGGATTGTTGGCAACCATAAAATCTTGTGATGATGAAGTAGATACATTGATGGTTTTTGGGCACAATCACGCAATTACAGCAGTTGTAAACACCTATGGAAGCCAATATTTTGACAATGTACCGACAAGTGGCGCCGTAGTAATTCAATTTGATACGGATTCTTGGCATGATATCAATGAAGGTAAAACGATATTAAACGTATTTCCTAAAGACTTAAAATGA
- the pdxH gene encoding pyridoxamine 5'-phosphate oxidase, giving the protein MKQDLSDYRKSYEKSELLEENCVENPIEMFRNWFLEVERSETVAEVNAVTLSTIGKDGFPKSRVVLLKQYTFEGFIFYSNYESEKGLAMAANPNVCLSFFWPAMERQIIIKGNVEKIAENLSDGYFESRPRGSQLGALVSDQSTVIPSRAYLEQKLKDLENAYEGKEIERPSHWGGYMVKPQEIEFWQGRANRLHDRMRYQLQTDYSWKLDRLAP; this is encoded by the coding sequence ATGAAACAAGATTTAAGTGATTACAGAAAATCCTACGAAAAAAGTGAACTGTTAGAAGAAAACTGCGTGGAAAATCCGATAGAGATGTTTCGCAATTGGTTTTTAGAAGTAGAACGATCGGAAACAGTCGCAGAAGTCAATGCGGTGACATTAAGCACCATTGGCAAGGACGGCTTTCCAAAAAGTAGAGTGGTTTTACTAAAACAATACACCTTTGAAGGATTTATATTTTATTCCAATTACGAAAGTGAAAAAGGGTTGGCAATGGCAGCAAATCCAAATGTATGTCTTTCGTTTTTTTGGCCTGCGATGGAGCGACAAATTATCATCAAAGGAAACGTAGAAAAAATTGCAGAAAATCTCTCGGATGGCTACTTTGAATCGCGCCCACGCGGAAGTCAATTAGGAGCTTTGGTATCTGATCAAAGTACTGTAATTCCATCACGTGCGTATTTAGAACAAAAATTAAAAGATTTAGAAAACGCCTACGAAGGCAAAGAAATTGAACGTCCATCACATTGGGGCGGATATATGGTAAAACCTCAAGAAATAGAATTTTGGCAAGGAAGAGCCAACCGTTTGCATGATCGAATGCGCTACCAATTGCAAACCGACTATTCTTGGAAACTGGATCGTTTGGCGCCTTAA
- a CDS encoding helix-turn-helix domain-containing protein: protein MKTMHQTKTNFPAIKAIVFLSLICVFFVNCTQEEKPKEALTVKVLIKIIEDNINKDFEKATLYSNQLISYALAQKDSLTIAKAYLQKGIILTKKGNYQTAIDTLKKGATFIENKEVPEKNLFLLRIGNAYVLDEKDEVALTYYSRVYEDALLNNKKKDLLKATINIAKIKRNAGNHEEALESYKLLYKQAVRLNEKKTVIARSLMGICGSYLTLQQPDSALYYGQKGYKISGEIDDKVGMSYFDVDFGIAYYLKDNYKKSLSYLNKAKNYIESIENQKRLAETLFYMGACQYRLKNYETAIAYFKDVILVANQSEKVGNTEFKPLQLINTYDFLSKSYIALGDAEESRFYETARNDMEQITDKENNRINTKLLKNELRIRDTVIANIHKTTNRYKLFLIFAGVVCVASIFLVMYYRRKAKTNRENFEKLITQQEKELPTPKKITITDEKVALVLKYLDKVEAQTYYTDVNCSLANLAKKVKTNPTYLTKILKEEKGKTFYQYLNELRIKYALSRLKTDSQFRKYAIKHIALEVGYKSPESFAKHFKKATGINPSYYIKELEKHLQT from the coding sequence ATGAAAACAATGCACCAAACCAAAACGAATTTTCCAGCAATCAAAGCTATTGTATTCCTGTCACTTATCTGTGTGTTTTTTGTCAATTGTACCCAAGAAGAAAAACCGAAAGAAGCACTTACTGTAAAGGTGTTGATCAAAATAATTGAAGATAATATTAACAAAGATTTTGAAAAAGCAACGCTATATTCCAATCAATTAATTAGCTATGCCTTGGCGCAGAAAGATAGCCTTACCATTGCAAAAGCGTACTTGCAAAAAGGAATCATTCTCACTAAAAAAGGAAATTATCAAACGGCCATTGATACCTTGAAAAAAGGAGCAACATTCATAGAAAACAAAGAAGTTCCTGAGAAGAATCTGTTCCTATTACGTATCGGAAATGCATACGTTTTAGACGAAAAAGATGAAGTTGCTTTGACATATTATTCGCGCGTGTACGAAGATGCACTTTTAAACAATAAAAAAAAGGATTTGCTCAAGGCAACGATCAATATTGCTAAAATCAAGCGCAATGCAGGAAATCATGAAGAAGCATTAGAAAGTTACAAATTACTATACAAACAAGCAGTAAGATTAAATGAAAAAAAAACCGTCATTGCTAGAAGTTTAATGGGAATTTGTGGCAGCTATTTAACCTTACAACAGCCAGATTCTGCCTTATATTACGGACAAAAAGGGTATAAAATAAGTGGAGAAATTGACGATAAAGTTGGCATGAGTTATTTTGATGTGGACTTTGGAATTGCCTATTATTTAAAAGACAATTACAAAAAATCGTTGTCGTATCTCAACAAAGCAAAAAATTATATTGAAAGTATAGAAAATCAGAAAAGATTGGCAGAAACACTCTTTTATATGGGCGCGTGTCAATATCGTTTGAAAAATTACGAAACTGCAATAGCATATTTCAAAGACGTTATTTTGGTGGCAAATCAGTCTGAAAAAGTTGGGAATACGGAATTCAAACCGTTGCAACTCATTAATACATACGATTTTTTATCGAAAAGTTACATTGCTTTGGGCGATGCAGAAGAATCTCGCTTCTACGAAACAGCTCGGAATGACATGGAGCAAATTACGGACAAAGAAAACAATCGCATCAATACCAAATTACTCAAAAATGAATTGCGCATTCGCGATACAGTTATTGCCAACATTCACAAAACAACCAATCGGTATAAACTATTTCTCATATTTGCGGGCGTTGTATGTGTAGCGAGTATTTTCTTGGTGATGTATTACCGAAGAAAAGCGAAAACCAATCGTGAAAACTTTGAAAAACTCATCACGCAACAAGAAAAGGAACTTCCAACACCGAAAAAAATCACGATTACTGATGAAAAAGTAGCGTTAGTGCTCAAATATTTGGACAAAGTAGAAGCGCAAACCTATTACACGGATGTCAATTGTTCGTTGGCAAATTTGGCAAAAAAAGTGAAAACAAATCCGACGTATCTCACCAAAATTTTAAAAGAAGAAAAAGGAAAAACGTTCTATCAATATCTCAATGAGCTTCGAATTAAGTATGCTTTATCACGACTCAAAACTGACAGTCAATTTCGAAAATACGCCATCAAACACATTGCATTGGAAGTTGGTTATAAAAGTCCAGAGTCGTTTGCTAAACACTTTAAAAAGGCGACAGGGATCAATCCGTCATATTACATCAAAGAATTAGAAAAGCATCTTCAAACCTAG
- a CDS encoding ribonuclease Z, producing MKLTILGCYAATPTKNTNPTAQILEIRNHIFLIDCGEGTQVQLRRSKVKFARVKHIFISHLHGDHFYGLIGLISTFMLLGRNADLHIYGPKGLKELTLLQLKLTKSWTSYKLCFHELESDQPEVLFEDDKVTVTTIPLSHRVYANGFLFMEKEKERKLNINAVLNYEIDKCYYQNIKKGRDITLDSGEVIPNEKLTFDPPKPKGYAFCSDTVYFPQIVHQIKNVTVLYHEATFLDKHENLAEKTKHTTAKQAAMIAKAAEVKQLILGHFSTRYDGFDEFKEEAKAVFENVVLADDGKVFELD from the coding sequence GTGAAATTAACCATACTCGGCTGTTACGCCGCTACACCAACCAAAAATACCAATCCAACAGCACAAATATTAGAAATCAGAAATCATATCTTTTTGATTGATTGTGGCGAAGGAACACAAGTACAATTACGCCGCAGCAAAGTGAAATTTGCACGAGTCAAGCACATTTTTATCTCGCACTTACATGGCGATCATTTTTATGGATTGATCGGATTAATTTCAACCTTCATGTTGTTGGGCAGAAATGCAGACTTACATATTTACGGTCCAAAAGGTTTAAAAGAACTAACGCTTTTACAACTCAAATTGACAAAATCGTGGACGAGTTACAAACTGTGTTTTCACGAATTGGAAAGCGACCAACCTGAAGTGTTATTTGAAGACGACAAAGTTACGGTAACAACGATTCCATTAAGTCATCGTGTATACGCGAACGGTTTTCTATTCATGGAAAAAGAAAAAGAGCGCAAGCTCAATATCAATGCGGTTTTAAACTATGAAATTGACAAATGTTACTATCAAAATATCAAAAAAGGGAGAGACATTACGTTAGATTCTGGCGAAGTTATCCCTAACGAAAAACTAACGTTTGATCCGCCAAAACCAAAAGGATATGCATTTTGTAGTGACACGGTGTATTTTCCACAAATCGTACATCAAATCAAAAACGTCACAGTTTTATACCACGAAGCTACTTTTTTAGATAAACATGAAAATTTAGCCGAAAAAACCAAGCATACAACCGCAAAACAAGCCGCCATGATTGCCAAAGCTGCTGAAGTTAAACAATTAATATTAGGTCATTTTTCCACACGATATGATGGTTTTGACGAATTTAAAGAAGAAGCCAAAGCAGTGTTTGAAAATGTGGTGTTGGCAGATGATGGTAAGGTTTTTGAGTTAGATTAA